The following proteins come from a genomic window of Cronobacter muytjensii ATCC 51329:
- a CDS encoding lysozyme inhibitor LprI family protein encodes MKTLLKTVLLALALSPLCAQADDITRSAATDACLKQAGEHSADCLEAAGLASDNQLRQAFSAKITALQNFDYTRWPQGDEARRTQMVEALQVSQQQWTAARDAFCTAASASAAGTPWLAAHALSCVINMNARRTEELALIQPEPEK; translated from the coding sequence GTGAAAACTCTGCTGAAAACCGTGCTGCTGGCGCTGGCATTAAGCCCGCTCTGTGCGCAGGCGGACGACATCACCCGCAGCGCGGCGACGGACGCCTGTCTTAAACAGGCGGGTGAACATAGCGCCGACTGTCTCGAAGCCGCCGGCCTGGCCTCGGATAATCAGCTCAGGCAAGCGTTCAGCGCTAAAATTACGGCGTTGCAGAATTTCGATTACACCCGCTGGCCGCAGGGCGACGAGGCGAGACGCACGCAGATGGTCGAGGCGTTACAGGTAAGCCAGCAGCAGTGGACCGCCGCGCGGGATGCCTTCTGCACGGCGGCGAGCGCGTCTGCGGCGGGCACGCCCTGGCTTGCCGCTCACGCGTTAAGCTGCGTTATCAATATGAACGCGCGTCGCACAGAGGAACTGGCGCTGATCCAGCCTGAACCTGAAAAGTAA
- the iraM gene encoding anti-adapter protein IraM → MTWRVVDSVVSTDTNSVFSLISSQHSIKLILWYKATYYLSPGDKLSINGEAIAVNNKPVQLTLYRTTLYNARFWQTIVKSNTHCAGNHQRSVTKCIYRSKCKLHTCPFQLH, encoded by the coding sequence ATGACCTGGCGGGTTGTTGATTCAGTCGTAAGCACCGATACTAATTCTGTATTTTCATTAATTTCTTCGCAACATTCAATTAAACTTATTTTATGGTATAAAGCCACTTATTATTTGTCGCCAGGGGATAAATTATCAATCAACGGTGAGGCCATTGCCGTCAATAATAAACCCGTTCAGCTTACGTTGTACCGCACCACCCTTTATAACGCGCGATTCTGGCAAACCATCGTTAAGAGTAATACCCACTGTGCCGGCAACCATCAGCGAAGCGTTACAAAATGCATTTATCGCAGTAAATGCAAACTGCACACTTGCCCGTTTCAACTGCATTGA
- a CDS encoding TonB-dependent siderophore receptor, with protein sequence MVLKNNKIIIPGILSLAAVGSSGAQAATPGEETMVVTNGVAEDPHAPLKGMVATKTLSATKTSADLIRTPQSVSVVTRDQMTALDVTSVSQALRYSAGAFTEYRGGSNRNDEVFVRGFSYVPKFLDGLSFGATAGSQTGVVDPWLLERVELVRGPASVLFGQVNPGGLISMTSKRPSREAAQQVQLRTGNHRLAEGAFDVGGALDDDGRVLWRLNGLGRAQRNEVEDYKESRVAIAPALTWYANDQTRFTLLTSYQKDPDAGYRNFLPAYGTAKPTPDGRTIARDFNVSDPDYDTSRREQTSVGYELEHQLNDAVTLRQNARYSHITQEYRYLVYVNSAASSTVLQRRPQHEQRDTKEFGLDNQLEARFDTADISHTLLTGFDYKQSRDHQRLARDSGARYNLDWTRPVYGLDISDSALTPTTNEQQDLDQMGLYLQDQLSWNRWELLLSGRYDVSEVRTADLLDNTSTQQNDNKFTWRTGLLYAFDFGLSPYLSYSTSFEPNLQTNRAAGTAPFKPMEGKQTEVGLKYQPTDSVLMSLALYDLKQTNVATYNSTQGYFENAGEVESKGVETELHATLAQHLNLIASYTYTDAENVSTTVAGTEGKTPARIPAHMASAFASYTLPGGALRGLTAGAGVRYIGTSYGDAKNTFKVPSVDLYDAMLRYDLGELNGQLKGAALQMNVNNLADKKYVSACASDTACFYGVGRTVTATVSYAW encoded by the coding sequence ATGGTCTTAAAAAATAATAAGATAATAATCCCCGGCATCCTCAGTCTCGCTGCCGTCGGCAGTAGCGGCGCGCAGGCGGCCACGCCCGGTGAAGAGACAATGGTGGTGACGAACGGCGTGGCGGAAGATCCGCACGCCCCGCTGAAAGGCATGGTCGCCACGAAAACCCTCTCCGCCACCAAAACCAGCGCGGATCTTATTCGCACGCCGCAGTCGGTCTCGGTGGTGACGCGCGATCAGATGACGGCGCTGGATGTCACCTCGGTGTCGCAGGCGTTGCGCTACAGCGCCGGCGCGTTTACCGAATATCGCGGCGGATCCAACCGCAACGATGAAGTGTTTGTGCGCGGCTTCAGCTATGTACCGAAATTTCTGGATGGTCTGAGCTTCGGCGCGACCGCGGGATCACAAACCGGCGTGGTCGACCCGTGGCTGCTGGAACGGGTTGAACTGGTGCGCGGCCCGGCATCGGTGCTGTTCGGTCAGGTCAACCCCGGCGGGCTTATCAGCATGACAAGCAAGCGGCCATCCCGCGAGGCGGCGCAACAGGTGCAACTGCGCACCGGCAATCACCGGCTGGCGGAGGGCGCGTTTGACGTGGGCGGCGCGCTGGATGACGACGGCCGTGTGCTGTGGCGCCTCAACGGCCTGGGCCGCGCACAGCGCAACGAGGTGGAAGATTATAAAGAGTCCCGCGTGGCAATCGCGCCCGCCCTCACCTGGTACGCTAACGATCAGACGCGCTTCACGCTGCTGACGAGCTACCAGAAAGATCCCGATGCGGGCTATCGCAATTTCCTGCCCGCTTACGGTACCGCAAAACCAACGCCTGACGGGCGCACCATTGCGCGCGATTTCAACGTCAGCGATCCGGATTACGACACCTCGCGCCGCGAGCAAACCTCCGTGGGTTACGAGCTGGAGCATCAGCTTAACGACGCCGTCACCCTGCGCCAGAATGCCCGCTACAGTCATATTACCCAGGAGTATCGCTATCTGGTCTATGTGAACAGCGCCGCCAGTTCGACCGTGTTACAGCGCCGTCCGCAGCATGAACAGCGCGACACAAAAGAGTTCGGTCTGGATAACCAGCTGGAAGCCCGGTTTGATACCGCCGATATCAGCCATACGCTGTTGACCGGGTTCGACTATAAGCAGAGCCGCGACCACCAGCGCCTCGCGCGCGACAGCGGCGCCCGCTACAACCTGGACTGGACCCGCCCTGTCTATGGCCTCGACATCAGCGACAGCGCGTTGACGCCGACCACTAACGAACAGCAGGATCTCGATCAGATGGGCCTCTATCTCCAGGATCAACTGAGCTGGAACCGATGGGAACTGTTGCTTTCGGGCCGCTATGACGTTTCAGAGGTGCGCACCGCCGATCTGCTGGACAACACCTCGACGCAGCAGAACGACAATAAATTCACCTGGCGCACCGGCCTGCTCTACGCCTTTGACTTCGGCCTGTCGCCTTACCTCAGTTACAGCACCTCGTTTGAGCCGAATCTGCAAACCAACCGCGCTGCCGGCACCGCGCCATTTAAACCGATGGAGGGCAAGCAGACGGAAGTGGGCCTGAAATATCAGCCGACCGACAGCGTGCTGATGTCGCTTGCGCTGTACGATTTGAAACAGACCAACGTGGCGACGTACAACAGCACGCAGGGCTATTTCGAAAATGCAGGCGAAGTGGAGTCAAAAGGCGTCGAAACCGAACTGCACGCCACGCTTGCACAGCACCTGAACCTGATCGCTTCCTATACCTATACCGATGCCGAAAACGTCAGTACTACCGTGGCGGGCACCGAAGGCAAAACCCCTGCGCGTATTCCGGCGCATATGGCCTCAGCCTTCGCCAGCTATACGCTGCCCGGCGGCGCGTTAAGAGGGCTCACCGCCGGCGCGGGCGTGCGTTACATTGGTACCAGCTATGGCGATGCGAAAAACACTTTCAAAGTACCGTCGGTCGATCTTTATGACGCCATGCTCCGCTACGACCTCGGCGAACTCAATGGCCAGTTGAAAGGCGCCGCGCTGCAAATGAACGTCAACAACCTCGCGGATAAGAAATATGTCTCCGCCTGCGCGTCGGATACCGCGTGCTTCTATGGCGTGGGCCGGACAGTCACCGCCACCGTCAGCTACGCCTGGTAA
- a CDS encoding alpha/beta hydrolase-fold protein has translation MGVSTLPGEAASCLKGTASGELSGTFDRRGRVCITQPVMKENYVAATLSGAQRAQLTDARQQNLRALVARGPADGAHSLLFALPAQQASTLILEGEAGTPWSLRWQAHETVPLDREQPLAPVSPTLQQLARHLAAGGDTAAFWRQIAARGTPLVEPVDNDHRRVTFLWRGARRNVFILGSPGGDHDPLFRLGQSDVWFRSYVVPADTLMQYKLAPDVPKTNGGAREQRRAILATAQADPLNPRQFLPGQDDRWNRASLLALGGGRQCGVPADLNGVRHGTLTRHTFDSARLGNRRDIQLYRPAKAARWTLMVFDGNTYQEDYRLASVVDRLIADHRLPPVNVVFIDSLDFARRSHELPPNRDFADMMALELLPWLRARGIEPQGRRTIVTGSSYGGLAASWVALRHPAAFGNVLSLSGSYWWAPKGQPASWLTREYQRAPRLPVRFWLQAGRFETQGPDGGIYRNTVEFAQTLKEKGYAVSFHPWSSGHDYAAWCEAMMQGVLDLTQARRVHGESE, from the coding sequence ATGGGCGTCAGCACACTGCCGGGCGAGGCGGCTTCATGCCTGAAGGGAACGGCGAGCGGGGAACTGAGCGGCACGTTTGACCGCCGCGGGCGCGTTTGTATTACCCAGCCGGTGATGAAGGAAAACTATGTCGCCGCGACGCTTTCCGGCGCACAGCGCGCACAACTCACGGACGCGCGCCAGCAGAACCTGCGCGCCCTGGTCGCGCGCGGCCCGGCGGATGGCGCGCATTCGCTGCTGTTTGCGCTGCCGGCGCAGCAGGCATCGACGCTTATTCTTGAGGGCGAGGCGGGGACGCCGTGGTCGCTGCGCTGGCAGGCGCATGAGACCGTGCCGCTCGATCGCGAACAGCCGCTCGCACCGGTCAGTCCGACGCTCCAACAGCTGGCGCGCCACCTCGCGGCAGGCGGCGACACCGCGGCGTTCTGGCGCCAGATCGCCGCGCGCGGCACGCCGCTGGTGGAGCCGGTCGACAATGACCACCGGCGCGTCACGTTTTTATGGCGCGGCGCGCGCCGTAACGTGTTTATTCTCGGCTCCCCTGGCGGCGATCACGATCCGCTGTTCCGGCTTGGTCAGTCAGACGTCTGGTTTCGCAGCTATGTGGTGCCTGCTGACACGCTGATGCAGTATAAGCTTGCGCCGGACGTGCCGAAGACCAATGGCGGGGCGCGCGAACAACGCCGCGCTATTCTCGCAACCGCTCAGGCGGATCCGCTTAACCCGCGGCAGTTTCTCCCAGGCCAGGATGACCGCTGGAACCGCGCGTCGCTGCTGGCGCTCGGCGGCGGGCGTCAGTGTGGCGTACCGGCGGATCTCAACGGCGTGCGGCACGGCACGCTGACACGCCATACGTTTGACAGCGCGCGGCTCGGCAACCGGCGTGATATCCAGCTCTATCGACCGGCAAAGGCGGCGCGCTGGACGCTGATGGTCTTTGACGGCAATACGTATCAGGAGGACTACCGGCTGGCGTCGGTGGTCGACCGCCTGATTGCCGACCACCGCCTGCCGCCGGTGAATGTGGTATTTATCGACAGCCTTGACTTCGCGCGGCGCAGCCACGAGCTGCCGCCCAACCGCGATTTCGCCGACATGATGGCGCTGGAGCTGCTTCCCTGGCTGCGGGCGCGCGGTATTGAACCTCAAGGGCGGCGCACTATCGTCACCGGCTCCAGCTACGGCGGGCTGGCGGCGTCGTGGGTGGCGCTGCGCCATCCGGCAGCATTCGGTAATGTGCTGAGCCTGTCAGGATCGTACTGGTGGGCGCCGAAAGGGCAGCCCGCGAGCTGGCTGACGCGCGAATATCAACGTGCGCCGCGTCTGCCGGTGCGTTTCTGGCTACAGGCAGGGAGGTTTGAAACGCAGGGGCCGGATGGCGGTATTTACCGCAATACCGTGGAATTTGCGCAGACGCTGAAAGAGAAGGGCTACGCGGTGAGTTTTCATCCGTGGTCGAGCGGACATGACTATGCCGCGTGGTGCGAAGCGATGATGCAGGGCGTGTTGGATCTCACTCAGGCTCGCCGCGTACACGGCGAGTCAGAGTAA